The genomic region TGGTCGTATCCACCCCACGGATACGGGTACTCGAACGCGTCGGTGAAGAAGTCGAGCCCGCGGCGCGTGACGTCGATGATCTCGCCCGCGTCCAGGTGCTGGGCGAGGGACGCCCTGCAATACACGCCCAGCGGAACCGCCTGCTCTCCGCGGCTCCATTCGCCGCGCACCCCGTGATAGGGACCGGCGATGACGGCGGTGATGTAGCTCGGCAACGGGAGGGTGGGGGAGAAGGTGACGGTCTGGCATCCATCGTGTTCGTCGCTTGACTCGGGCTCGGCGTTCGAGAGCACCGTCCAGCCTGCAGGGGCGTGAACCACGAAGGAGTAGGGCGCCTTCAGGTCGGGCTGCTCGAAGCAGGCGAAGACGCGCCGGGCATCCGCCGGCTCGTCGTGCGTGTAGAGATAGGTCTCGCCGTCGACCGGGTCGACGAAACGGTGCAGGCCCTCGCCGGAGCGACTGTAGAGCGCGGTGGCCGTGACAGTCACGATTCTGGATGTCTCGCGCTCGCCCCCGATCAGACCGTCGAGCAGGATGCGCGCCCCGTCGTACCGCACGGGCACGTCGCGGCCGTCGACGGCGACGGACTCGACCGATGCGCCGAGGAAGTCGAGCCAGGTCGCGTCGGCGCGCGCGTCGAGTTCGAACGTCGTGGAGGTCGGGAAGGTGAGAGTCGCGGCATCCTCGGCTCCGGTCAGGTCGAGCTCCACGCGCACCGATCGAACGGCGAAGTCACGGGAGCGGTCGGCGGTCTCGGCACGGGAGAGGTTGGCGGAGCTCATGTCTTCATCGTTTCACGCGGCTTCGCGGCCCGGACTGCACGCACGACGCAGGACATACGGTCGACGGAGTCGGATATGTGCTCGGCATGCGGCATATCCTGCACGGCGTGCGCGCGGCCACCGAAGCGGGTTGGAACCGCGGCGCGGCCCAGGGTTCGCGCACCCTCGCTCGGTATAATCGAGCGCACAATGGACGACCCTCCTTCTGACAGTTCGCCCAGTTCTTCGCGCCTTCCGCGGCCGTGCGTCGGCTCCCAGCGGATGAGCTGACCGCCATGTCCGAGTGGATCATGCTCGCCGCCGGCCTCGTGCTCACGGTCGGCACCGGGCTCTTCGTCGCCAGCGAGTTCGCGCTCGTCAATCTCGACCGAGCCGATCTCGAGGCGCGTCGGGAGCGGGGCGAGACACGCCTCGGCATCACGATCGCCGCGCTCAAGATCACCTCGACCCATCTGAGCAGCGCGCAGCTCGGCATCACCCTGACCACGCTGCTCACCGGTTACCTGCTCGAGCCGGCGATCTCGTCGCTGCTCGCCGAGCCGTTGACCTCTCTCGGTCTGCCAGCAGGAGCGGTCGGCCCGATCGGCACGATCGTCGGCATCGCGCTCGCCACGCTCGTGTCGATGGTGATCGGCGAGCTCGTGCCCAAGGGCTTCGCGCTGGCGCTGCCCCGCGCCACCGCCAAACTGGTGCTGCCGTTCCAGACCGCCTTCACCGCGGTGTTCCGCCCCGTGGTGTGGGTGCTCAACGCGAGCGCGAACGGCGTGCTGAGGATGCTCGGCGTCGAGCCCAAAGAGGAGCTCTCCGGAGCGCGCAGCGCCGAGGAGCTGGCATCACTGGTGCGCCGCTCCGCGAGCGCGGGTGTGCTGGAGTCGGACACGGCCACGCTGCTCGGCCGCACGCTGCGGTTCTCGGAGCACACGGCATCCGATGTGATGACGCCGCGGCCCAGGGTGGCCAGCGTGCACCGCTCCGACCCGGCGACGACGGTGCTCGAGCTGGCCAAGAGCACCGGCTTCTCGCGGTTTCCCGTGATCGACGACGACATCGACGATGTGGTCGGCGTGGTGCACGTGAAGCAGGCCGTCGCGGTGCCGCCGGAGCGCAGGGAGCTGGTGCCGGCATCCGCGCTGCAGACGGATGCCGTGCGCGTGCCGGAGACGATGACGCTCGACACCCTGCTCGGCGAACTGCGCGGCAAGGGCTACCAGATGGCGATCGTGGTCGACGAGTACGGCGGCACCGCGGGTGTCGCGACGCTCGAGGACCTCGTGGAGGAGCTCGTCGGAGACGTCTCCGACGAGCACGACACCACGCGAGCCGACATCGTGCGCGGGGTCGGATCGATCGGCATCTCCGGCATGCTGCGCCCCGACGAGCTCGAGGAACGCACCGGCATCCGCATTCCCGACGACGGGCCGTACGAGACGGTCGCGGGGTTCGTGATGAACGAGCTCGACAGGCTGCCGGTCGTGGGGGATTCCGTGCGCGTCGCGGGAGGCACCCTCACCGTCGAGCGGCTCGACGGCCGGCGGGTCGACCTGCTGCGCTTCACGCCCGACCCGGAAGCGGGCGACGACGAAGCAGACGCCGGAGCGCGAAAGGTGCGTGACGATGGCTGACTGGGTGGGCATCCTGCTGCTGGTGGTGCTGCTGGCGGGCAACGCGTTCTTCGTCGGCGCCGAGTTCGCCGTGATGTCGGCAAGGCGTTCTCAGATCGAGCCGAAGGCCGAGAGCGGCAGTCGTTCCGCGCGCACCGCGCTCTGGGCGATGGAGCACGCGACGCTGATGCTCGCGACGACGCAGCTCGGCATCACGGTGTGCTCGCTGCTCATCCTCAACGTGTCGGAGCCGGCGATCCATCACCTGATCGAGCTGCCGTTGAGCCTCACCGGGCTGTCCGAGGAGTGGATCGGCGGCATCGCGTTCGCCGTGGCCCTCGTGCTCGTCACGTTCTTGCACGTCGTGTTCGGCGAGATGGTGCCGAAGAACCTGTCGTTCTCGGTGCCCGATCGTGCCGCCATCCTGCTCGCGCCGCCGCTGGTGGGCATCGCCCGCGTGTTCAAGCCCATCGTCGTGGCGCTCAACGCCACCTCGAACGGCATCGTGCGACTCTTCGGCGTGAAGCCGGTCAACGAAGCCGTCAGCACGTTCACGCTCGACGAGGTCGCGACGATCGTCGACCAGTCCACGCGCGAGGGAGTGCTCACCGACCGCACGGGCACGCTGAGCAATGCGTTCGAGTTCTCCGCGAAGAAGGTTCGGGATGTCACGCTCGGCCTCGAGACGCTCGTCTGCCTCCCCGAGACGGCGACCCCGTCCGACGTGGAACGCGCCGTCGCGAAACACGGGTTCTCCCGCTACGTGATCGTGGACGCGGCCGGCGAGCCCGTCGGCTACGTGCACCTCAAAGACGTGCTCGACCTGGAGGGCGACGGATACGACGAGCCCGTGCCTGCGGCGCGCATCCGCCCGTTCGTGCTGCTGCAGCCCGAGACCGACATCGAGGACGCCCTCGCGATGATGCGCCGTGCCGCCGGACACGTCGGGCGCGCGGTCGGCCCCGGGGACGAGACCCTCGGCGTCGTGTTCCTCGAGGACATCATCGAGGAGCTGGTCGGTGAAGTGCAGGACGCGACGCGGCGGGCGTGAGCGGGAACGCTGCGTCCTGAGCGAGCTCCGCGGAATAGCGCGTCCGCGAGTCGTGCTGTAGCAAGCATGTCGTGGTTGATGTCGCGGTTGAATCGTGTGTGTCTGAGCACCGAGGAGGCTCTCGTCGAGCTGTCGGGACCTCGATGGGTGTACGTGGAAACCGGTGAGCTGCTGCTTTCGATGCTCGGATCACGGAACCGGATCGGTGCCGCGGATGCCGTGCTTCTGGATGCAAGCACTTCTTATCGGCTCGTCGCCGCCGTCGACTCCGTCGTCGTCGTTGCCGACCTGCACGCTTCGGGCAGAAGCGGTGTGCCCAGTCCTCTGATCGTTCGTCACTTCGCGGCCCGGCACCCGGGTTTGACAGCGTTGGTGGGCAGTTGCCCGCAGCAGGGGCCGGGGACGGGGACTGCGCACTTCACCGAGAGCTATGGAAACCTGATCGCGGCGGCGATGACCGCTTCATGGCACGAGGACAGCGGCAGGCCGGAGGAGACCGACCCCGTGGTCGATGCCATCGTCTCGGCGTTGACAGTGCACCCGGAGGAGACCTGGAGTGTGGAGCGGATGGCCGAGCTCGTTCATCTGTCGCGCTCAGCTCTGGGGGAGCGGTTCCGGCGATCGTTCGGTCTCGGACCGATGGAGGTGCTGAGACAGATCCGGATGGACCGAGCGCGTGGCTTGCTGCGCGACGGAACCCTTCGGGTCGAGTCGATCGCATCACGGGTGGGATATGGCTCGGCGGCGGCATTCGTCCGAGCGTTCGTCGCGCAGCACGGTTTGCCGCCGCAGCAGTGGCGCGAGAGTCAGCTCCGCGTGCGGGCCAGTGGAGACGAAGGCGCCGGTAGGGCAGCGAAGCCGGCACTCGCGGCGATCGCGACCACGGCACCGACGATCAATGCCGTGCTCACTCCGTAACTGTCGAGAAGCACTCCGCCGATGACGGCCCCGATGGTGATCGCCAGCTGGAACGCCATCACCTGAAGCGAGAGTGCGGACTCAGCGAGCTCTGGCTCAGCGCGGGCCATCCACAGCTGCGTTGCCACAGGCAGCGCATTGAAGGCCACGCCCCAGATCACGACCGCGACGACGAGCAGGGGAAGAGACTGAGCCGTCGCGGTGAGCACGAGTCCGACCGCGAGCAGGAGCGGCGCGGAGGCCACGAGCATCCGCAGCCGCCCCGCCATGCGCCCCGCGAGCAGATTGCCGAGCATGGCTCCGAGACCCCAGCACAGCAGCAGCCACCCCGCGGCGTTCGGTGCGATGCCCGCCACAGCGACTCGGATGTACGGATAGGCGACGAAGTTGCCCAGCACGGAGAGGGCGACCAAGACGGATCCGAGCACCAGCCGAGGAGTGCGGACGGCTCGTCCGAGCATCGCCGAGCCGGCAGACGGATGTGCCGGCACTGACGGCAGCGTGAGGACCAGTGACAAGGCGGCGAGTGCGCACAGCACGGCTGCCGCCGCGAATGTCGTGCGCCAGCCGAGCGCGCCGCTCACCAGCGAGGCGACAGGCACGCCGACGACGGTGGCAACGGAGACCCCGAAGGCCAGCGCGGTGGAGACGACGTGATCGCGTCCTGGCATCGCTCGCACGCCCGCCGGGAACGCGAACGACCAGTAGCCGGCCAGCGCGATCCCGAGCAGCACGCGTGCCGTCAGCAGAAGCGCGAAGTCGGGAGCGATGGCCACGACGATGTTCGACGCCGTTGCGATGAGCAGAAGAAGGGTCAAGACCCTTCGCCGGTCCGTGCGAGGGAGGACGAGCGCGATGCTCGGCGCCGTCACCGCTCCGGCGACGGCAGTCGCAGCAACGGCCAGACCGGCCATTCCTTCCGAGATGCCGAGACCCCTGGAGAGATCGGGGAGCACGCTCGCCGGCAAGAATTCGCTCGCGACGACCGTCGCGATGCCGAGACTCAAGGCTATGACCGGTTTCCAACCCGATCGTGTGGCGGAGCGGTGGTCGCGCAATGTCGTCATGTGGACCACGCTTCCGGTTCTCGAACGCGGGCGGTTGACCGCATCACCGCTCGTCTTGATCGATTGACCTTCGTTCGAAGAGCGACGCAGTGACGTGCAAGGCCGAGACACCCCGCTGGAACGAGGTCCTCGGTGAGCTGCCACTGCTTCTTGGCTCGCCACCGGGTACGCCCAGGGCCGGCACCAGACGAGAACTGCTTACGGCACCGGGGGAGTCCGCCACGTCGCGCGCAGGTACTGACCGGGCCAATAGTCGACCTCGACACCGAGCTCGTGCGCGGCACGCAGCGGGAAGTGCGGGTCGCGCAGCAGTTCGCGGGCCAGCGAGACCGCGTCCGCCTGGCCCGACGCGACGACCTCGGCCGCCTGCGCGGGCTCGGTGATGATGCCGACGGCCGACACGGGCAGTCCGGTCAGCTCCCGGATGCGCGCGGCGAACGGCACCTGGTAGCCGGGCCCGACCGGGATGTCGGCGGGCACGTTGCCGCCGGAGGAGATGTCGAAGAAATCGGCACCGGCATCCGCACACCACTGCGCCACCGTGGCGCACTCGTCAACGTCCCATCCGGTGGGCACCCACTCGCTGGCGGAGAAGCGCACGAACAACGGCAGGTCGCCGATGGCCTCTCGCACGGAGGCCACCACGCGCAGCAGCAGGCGAGCGCGGTTCTCCAGGCTGCCGCCGTAGGCATCCACTCGCACGTTGCTCGCGGGGGAGAGGAACTCGTGCAGCAGGTAGCCGTGCGCGGCATGGATCTCCACCATGCCGAAGCCCGCTTTGACCGAGCGCCGGGCTGCGGCAGTGAACGCGTCGACGACACGATCGATGCCTTCGAGGTCGAGTTCCTCGGGTACGGCGAGACCGTGGAAGGCGATCGGCGACGGTGCCAGCGCGGTCCAGCCGCCGGAGTCCGCGGGGATCGAGCCGCTTCGGCCGTCCTCGCCCCACGGCGACCACGTCGACGCCTTGCGGCCGGCATGTGCGAGCTGGATGCCGGGCACGGCTCCCTGCTCCGCGATGAAGCGGGCGATCGGGCGCCAGGCATCCACCTGATCGTCGTTCCAGATGCCGGTGTCGCGGTCGGAGATGCGACCGCCAGGGGTGACCGCGGTCGCCTCGGCGATCACGAGCGACGACCCGCCCGCGGCGATCGACCCGAGGTGCATCAGGTGCCACGGCGTGGGCACGCCATCGCGTGTCATCACGGAGTACTGGCACATCGGCGCCGTGAAGATGCGGTTGCGCAGCCGAGTGCCCCTGATGTCGAGCGGGTCGAAGAGGTGCGACACGGTGCTCCTTGCGGTGATCGAATGCGGTGATCGGATGTAGTGCGTGGCCGCAGCGGCTGAGCGACCATCCGTGGCGCCTCAGCGGGCGAGCGACTCCAGGAACGCGCGCAGCGGTGCGGCGCCCGTGAACACGTGCCCGGTGATGCCGAGCGACTCGGCGCCCGCCACGTTGTCCGCGCGGTTGTCGATGAAGACCGTGTGCGCGGCATCCACGCCCAGTTCATCGATGGCGTGCTGGAAGATCGCCGTGTCGGGCTTGGCCAGCAACAGCTCGCCGGAGACGAAGACGCGCTCGAACAGCGAACCGATGAGACCCTGCCTGAAGTAGCTGCCGAAGTCGGCGCCGGCATTGGACAGCAGCGCCAGACGGGTGCCGCCGTCGCGCAGATCGACGAGGACGTCGATCGTGCCGGTGTCGACGCTGAGCCAGCCGCGGAAGTCGGTGACCCAGAGCAGGTGCAGCGTGCTCTCCGACCAGTCGGCCTGCGTGTCGGCCTCGATGCGTCGCCAGTAGTCGTGGATGCTCAGCGTTCCCAGATCGAGCTCGCCGCGGTGGCTCCAGTACGACGCCCAGAACGCATCGGGTTCCACCCCTGCGACGTCGAGGAGCGCCTGCCTGTCGAATTCGCTGGGTGTGAGCGAGATGACCTCGCCGTAGTCGAACACCACCACGCGGTCGGGCAGAGAGATCGGCATGCGCGGCCCTTTCGTCGAGTGCGAGCCGCACGCACCGGCCCGAGCACTGCGCGGCGCGGCGCGAAGGCCGTCGGCGTGGCAAGGGCTGGGCGTTGCGGCGTTTGCCAACCTATCGTGAAGGCATGACGCACGAGCCGGCTCAACGCCAGTCACGGGAATGGACGCTCTCCGACTGCGGCGAGTGGATCGCCGTGCCCGGCGCAGGCGACGACAAATATTCGCGCGGCGTGCTCGGGGTCGTCACGGGCTCCGACGAATACCCGGGTGCCGCGGTGCTCGGCGTCGAAGCGGCCACGCGCACCGGCGTCGGCATGGTGCGCTACGTGGGCGACGATGTGCCGTCGCGCCTCGTGCTCGAGCGCCGTCCCGAGACGGTGACGGCGGTCGGTCGGGTGCAGGCATGGCTGATCGGCTCCGGAATGGATGCCGCCCACCGCGACCCTGCGAACGCCGCCCGCCTGCGCGCCGCGCTCGCCGACGGCGTGCCGTGCGTCGTCGACGCCGGCGCACTCGACCTGATCGCGGAAGAGCACGCGCCGGTCGTCATCACGCCGCACTACCGCGAGCTCGCCCGCGTTCTCGCCGGAGACGCCGCGCGCGCTTCGGGAGGCGGCGCAGGCGCACCCTCTGCGGAGAAGATCGCGGCGGATGCGCGCGGCTGGGCCCGCCGCGCGGCGGATGCCACGGGCGCCACGGTGCTGCTCAAGGGACACGTGACGCACGTGTGCGCCCCGGGCGGCGAGGTGATCGACGTGTGCACGGGGCCCGATGCCGGCTGGCTGGCGACGGCGGGGAGCGGGGACGCGCTGGGCGGCATCCTCGGTGCCCTGCTGGCCACGCATGCGGACCGGATCGCCGCGGAGGGCCACGATGCGCTCGCTGCCCTGGCGGCGACGGCGGCAGCGTTGCACGGAGCCGCGGGAGCGAGGGCGTCTGCGGCGCGTGCGGGTGGCCCCATCGCGGCACTCGACGTGGCGGAGCACGTCGCGACGGTGGTCGGAGACGTGTTGTCGGCGGCGTGACGTGTCAGGGGGTGCCGGCACGAACATCCCCTCGCATGGTCGCCGGAATGACCGGCTCGCGGGGCCGTGAGCGGCGAGAATCGGCGTCTCGCGGCCGATAACATGGTCGTCTATGGCCACCGACACCCCGACGACCGCGACGGCCACCGGAGGCGCGGCCGCCGAGCCGTCGAGATCCGGTGACCGACGCGCCCGACTGAACGCGCTCGCCCGCGACCCGTACGCGCTCTGGGGAGCGTTCCTGCTGGTGCACGTCGTGCTGTGGCTGACGGCCCTGCTCGGCAGCGGGATGCCGTTGGGCGACGTCACACTGGTCTACCTGCCCTGGGCGCAGCTCGCCGAGCACGGCTACACGTTCATGGGCGTCACGTCGCCGTGGGTGTATCCGGCGGTGGCCATGGTGCCCATCCTGATTCCGATGCTCGCAGGCAGCGGCGGTTACGTCATGGCGTGGCTCGCCATGGTGACGCTGTTCGACGTGGCGGCCTTCGCCGTGCTCATCCGCAGGCGGCGCAGGCGGTCGGTCGCCGCGGCCTGGTGGTGGCTGGCATTTCTGCTGCTGCTCGGCCCGATCGCCGTCGGGCGGCTCGACGCCGTGTCGGTGGCGATCGTGATCATCGCGCTGGTGTGGCTCGCGGCCAGGCCGCAACTGGCATCCGTGCTGCTCGCGGTGGCGACCTGGATCAAGGTGTGGCCCGCCGGCGTGATCCTCGCGATCATCGTGGCGGTGCGCAGGCGCTGGCTGGTGCTCGGCTACGTGCTCGTGACGAGCGCCGTCATCACGATCGTCGCGATCGCCTTCGGCGGCCTCGACGACGTCTTCAGCTTCGTCGGTCAGCAGACCGGCCGAGGTCTGCAGATCGAGGCGCCGATCAGCATGCCGTGGATGTGGGCCGCTGCCCTGCACGTGCAGGGCAGCTTCCTGTACTACGACCAGCACCTGCTGACATTCCAGGTGATGGGGCGCAACATCGCGGCGGTGAGCGCCATGATGACTCCGGCGCTCGCGATCGCCGTGGCGGCGGTCACGCTGATCGGGCTGCGCGCCGTGCTGCGCCGCGCACCGAGCGCGCTCGTGCTGCCGCAGCTGATGCTCGCCATCGTCACCGCGCTGATCGCGTTCAACAAAGTGGGCTCGCCGCAGTACATCGACTGGCTGGCTGCGCCCGTGATCATCGGTCTGCTGATGTCCGGGCGCCGGTTCCTCACCCCCGCGGTGCTCGTGGCTGTCACCGCGGGACTGACGCAGCTCTTCTATCCGTACCTGTACATGGAGCTGCTGAATCTCAATGCGTGGATGCTCGCGGCCGTCACCGCGCGCAACGTCATGCTCTTCGTCGTGCTGGGCTGGGCCGTCGTCGCGCTCTGGCGCACCGGCACGCGCGCGAAGCGCGCGGCCGCCACCGGACCGCGGACGACGGCGGGCTCGACCACCTGGCCGCGGGACGACGCGGGCGAGGGCGAGTCGGAGGGCGGGGCATCCCTCGAGAGAGGCAACCGGGCGGCGGACCGCGTCGAGCCGACAGTCGACGAACTGTTCCCGAACCAGGTGTGAGAGCCTGGCAGCGGCCACAGAACGTAAAGGACACCACCATGCTCGTCGCCTTCTCCGTCGCTCCCAGCGGCACCGGCCGCGCAGACGGCTCCGTGCACGACGCGGTCGCGGCCGCCGTGCGCATCGTGCGCGAATCCGGCCTGCCGAATCACACCGACTCGATGTTCACCACCGTCGAGGGAGAGTGGGACGAGGTCTTCGACGTCGTCAAGCGGGCAACGGATGCCGTCGGCCAGTTCGGTTCCCGCGTCTCGCTCGTGCTCAAGGCCGACATCCGTCCCGGCTACACGGGAGAGCTCACCGGCAAGATCGAGCGACTGGATGCCGCGCTCGACGAGCTCGGCGAGTAGCACGCTCCCACGCGACGGACAGGGCCGCGGGACGTGCGTGCCGCGCGCTTGCTCACGGCACGCATCGGCCAGGAAATCCGCCACCCTTCGGTTGCGTCATCGACACGATATCGAATCGATTCGAATCTGTAACGTGCGACGTTTACGATGGTGCTCATGCCCGCCATCGTCGACGGGCCGGCGCTCTCGCCGGCCCGAATCCGCCTTGCCCTGATCGCGCTCGCGCTCGGCGGCTTCGGCATCGGTGCCACCGAGTTCGTCGCGATGGGCCTGCTGCCGAACATCGCGGCCGACCTGCTGCCGACGCTGTACGCGGCGAACCCAGCCGACGCGAACGCCCAGGCGGGGTGGATGATCTCGGCCTATGCGCTCGGCGTGGTCGTTGGCGCACCGACGATCGCGGCCACCGCGGCGCGCTGGCCCCGCAAGCGACTGCTGCTCTGGCTGCTCGTGACGTTCACGCTCGGCACCGTGGCAGCGGCCGTTGCACCGACGTTCCCGCTCGTGCTCGCCGCCCGGTTCGTGGCGGCGCTGCCGCACGGAGCGTACTTCGGCATCGCGAGCCTGGTGGCGGCATCCCTCATGGGTCCAGGCAAACGCGGACGCGGCGTGGCGTTCGTGCTCTCCGGCCTCACCATCGCGAATGTGGTCGGCGTGCCGGCCATCACCTGGCTGGGGCAGCAGGCGGGATGGCGCGTCGCCTATCTCGCGGTCGCCGTGATCTTCGCGCTCACGTTCGTCGCCGTGTTCGTCGCCGTGCCGTGGCAGGCGGGCAATCCCGATGCGACCATGCGTCGCGAACTGAAGGCCTTCACCCGGCCGCAGGTCTGGTTCACCCTCGGCGTCGGCGCGATCGGCTTCGGCGGACTCTTCGCGCTGTACACATACATCGCGCCGATCGTGACCGACGTCGCTGGCCTTCCCGAAGGTGCCGTGCCGCTCATGCTGGTGTGCTGCGGACTGGGAATGACGGTCGGCAACCTCCTAGGCGGTGCGATGGCGGACCGCAGCGTGAAGCGCACCATGCTGGTGTTCTTCGTCGTGCTCATGGTGGCGCTCGTCGCCATCGGTCTGCTGGCCCAGAACTGGATCGTGCTCGCGCTCGGCGTCTTCGTGGTGGGTGGTTCGTCGTCGGCGATCTCGCCGGCGATCCAGACGCGCCTGATGGATGTCGCGCGCGACAGTCAGTCCATCGCAGCGGCTCTCAACCACTCGGCGCTCAACATCGGCAACTCGCTCGGGGCATACCTGGGCGGTGTGGCCATCGCGGCAGGACTCGGCTATCGGGCTCCGGTCTGGGTGGGGCTCGTGCTGACGCTCCTCGGACTGTTGCTCGCGATCGGATCGTTCACGCTCGACCGGGTGCGCGCGGCACGAGGGCTGCCGGTCGCGGGCCACACCGCCGGCATCCCGACGGTGCCGGTCGACCTCGCCTGATCGGCGCCGCGGTCAGTCGTTCTGCAGCAGGATGCCGTCGAGGATGGCGCGTTTGCGCAGCGCCACCTTCGTGCCGACGTCGTAGCCCGCGACGCGATACTTCTCGCGGATGCGCTTCAGATAGCTCTTGGCCGTCTCGTCGGAGATGCCGAGCTTGAACGCCACCGACTTCACCGGCTCGCCCGCGCCATACAGCGCCATCACTCTGCGCTCCTGGGCGCTGAGCTTCGGTGATCCCGTCGTGCTCTGGCTGAGCGCCACGTCGAGCTCCTCCGAGATGAAGGAGTCGCCGCGCACCGCCGCGCGGATGGCCTCGACGATCATGTCGGCGTTCTCGCTCTTGACGATGTATCCCTGTGCGCCGGCGGCGAGCGCCTCCCGCACGACGTTCGGGTCGGAGTAAGCGCTCATCAGCATGGTCGGCACACCTGCGGCTTTCAGCGCCTGCAGCTTGATCGAGACCGGGATGTTGTCCTTGAGGTCGAGGTCGAGCAGCACGACGTCGACCGGGAACGCCTCGTGCGTGAGCAGTTCGGGCCACGTGGCGACGGCGGCGACCATCTCGATGTCGTCGGCGGCACCCCTGATCCATTCCGTGAGCGCGGCCAGCAGCATCCGATGATCGTCGACGATGGCGATCCTGATGGGTGCCTGCTCTGAGTCCTTCACGTGTCCGTCCTCCTCCCGCGGCTTCGGGTACCGCGCTGGTGGGGCATCCTCAGCGATCTGCCGAGGCGTCGACCAGGCAGTCTACTTCGATACGGAGCATCGCAGACTGACCGGTCTCGGTATACCGCCCCACTCTGCGAATAGCTTGCCATGCCGCCGGGTCGATCTGGCGTCGCGGGATGCCCGTGGCTTCGATCACGATCTGCAGCCCCTGCACGTGCGGGCCGGCATCCGCCCCCCGCGCCAGGTGGATGCGCAGCGACGTCGCCGACTTCGGCACGCTGCCCACGAGCAGCCAGATGGCCGAGAACAGCCCGTCGCGCTGTCTCGAATTCAGTGACGCGGCGAGGCCGTCGGGGTCGTCGACCACGGTCACCGGGTCGAGCACGGCCGACTCGGTGACCGCGTGGTGCAGCCAGGTCTGCCTGCGGTCTTCGACCAGGTGCAGCCTCAGCTGCGTCGCGAGAGAGGATGCCCTCGCCGCCGTCTCCGGGTCGAGCGGCAGCGCCTGCCGCCCGGCCGCGACGTCATCGAGCAGTTGCTCGGCGGCGAGGTCGAGCCGCTCGAGCTCCTCGGAGGCGAGCATTCCGACGGCGTGGTCGATGATCGTGGTGCTCTGGGTCTGCGCGATCTC from Humibacter ginsenosidimutans harbors:
- a CDS encoding glycosyltransferase 87 family protein — translated: MATDTPTTATATGGAAAEPSRSGDRRARLNALARDPYALWGAFLLVHVVLWLTALLGSGMPLGDVTLVYLPWAQLAEHGYTFMGVTSPWVYPAVAMVPILIPMLAGSGGYVMAWLAMVTLFDVAAFAVLIRRRRRRSVAAAWWWLAFLLLLGPIAVGRLDAVSVAIVIIALVWLAARPQLASVLLAVATWIKVWPAGVILAIIVAVRRRWLVLGYVLVTSAVITIVAIAFGGLDDVFSFVGQQTGRGLQIEAPISMPWMWAAALHVQGSFLYYDQHLLTFQVMGRNIAAVSAMMTPALAIAVAAVTLIGLRAVLRRAPSALVLPQLMLAIVTALIAFNKVGSPQYIDWLAAPVIIGLLMSGRRFLTPAVLVAVTAGLTQLFYPYLYMELLNLNAWMLAAVTARNVMLFVVLGWAVVALWRTGTRAKRAAATGPRTTAGSTTWPRDDAGEGESEGGASLERGNRAADRVEPTVDELFPNQV
- a CDS encoding thiamine-binding protein, which encodes MLVAFSVAPSGTGRADGSVHDAVAAAVRIVRESGLPNHTDSMFTTVEGEWDEVFDVVKRATDAVGQFGSRVSLVLKADIRPGYTGELTGKIERLDAALDELGE
- a CDS encoding MFS transporter, giving the protein MPAIVDGPALSPARIRLALIALALGGFGIGATEFVAMGLLPNIAADLLPTLYAANPADANAQAGWMISAYALGVVVGAPTIAATAARWPRKRLLLWLLVTFTLGTVAAAVAPTFPLVLAARFVAALPHGAYFGIASLVAASLMGPGKRGRGVAFVLSGLTIANVVGVPAITWLGQQAGWRVAYLAVAVIFALTFVAVFVAVPWQAGNPDATMRRELKAFTRPQVWFTLGVGAIGFGGLFALYTYIAPIVTDVAGLPEGAVPLMLVCCGLGMTVGNLLGGAMADRSVKRTMLVFFVVLMVALVAIGLLAQNWIVLALGVFVVGGSSSAISPAIQTRLMDVARDSQSIAAALNHSALNIGNSLGAYLGGVAIAAGLGYRAPVWVGLVLTLLGLLLAIGSFTLDRVRAARGLPVAGHTAGIPTVPVDLA
- a CDS encoding response regulator, whose protein sequence is MKDSEQAPIRIAIVDDHRMLLAALTEWIRGAADDIEMVAAVATWPELLTHEAFPVDVVLLDLDLKDNIPVSIKLQALKAAGVPTMLMSAYSDPNVVREALAAGAQGYIVKSENADMIVEAIRAAVRGDSFISEELDVALSQSTTGSPKLSAQERRVMALYGAGEPVKSVAFKLGISDETAKSYLKRIREKYRVAGYDVGTKVALRKRAILDGILLQND